ATTAGCAAAAAATAAATTCGAAATCGGTGATGTAAAGGGTGGCAATTCGGTTTATGACATCATCATTAAAGATAAAACTGAATACGTAAAGGGGAAGCCTCAAATTTTCCGAACGAATCATTTAAATCCGTTTTATTTTGAAAAGATAGATAACAACTTTAAAAAAGGTGATCCGGAGGTGGGTTTGGCCTCGTCTCTTGAGTTTGTTGAAACAATGGGGGATAGGATTGGATTTACTGAAAGTAATTTCTTTGTAGTTGTATATACCTCGGCAACTGAGACTGCCTTTGCTCTGGATAATAAAGAAGCCCTCAAAAAATTGCATGAGAAAGCTGCAAGTGTAAAAAATGGCGAATACGGTGAATTTTTAAGTTTTGTATATCTCAATATATTGAATAAAGATTACGAAAAGGTTCTCAAAAGAATTGAAGACGTACAAACGAATGGTGGCGGTTTTACGAACTCTAAATTAGTTGCCAGAAGCTTATTGCCAACTCTTTATGCTCATATGGGAGAAAATGAGAAGGCTTTGGCTGCCATAGACAGAGCGAAAGAAAGTATACTATTAGGAGAAGATTACTTTCACTATGTTTATGGGTTAATCGCGCTCAATAAAAAAGATTATAAGGAAGCGATTGATCGATTCACAAAGGCGATAAAAGGTCGCATGTTTTTAGTTCACAGGATAGAGCCTGCAGGAAAATTTAAACATTATACTAAAAGAGCAGAAGCTTATGAAGGGCTTGGTGATTTGATACAAGCAAGAAAGGACTATGAAGCTGCATTAACGTATAATCCGGATTACGAACCGGCTTTAAATGGAATTGCAAAATTAGAAGGAAGGATGGTGCAAGATCGTAAAGCAGATAAAAATCCTCCTGTAATTACAGTGACTGAACCTTCTGTAAACCGAGGATTAAAAGTGACCGCTTCCGGAAATGATATCATGGTAAAGGGTACCGCTATAGATCCTTCGGGTTTAAAAGCGGTAACCATTAACGGACAAGCTGCATATTCACAAGAAGCTGGAAATTTTTGGGGGAATGTTGCTTTAAAAGAAGGATCATCCAAAATCGTGATTGCTGCAACGGATATGGCCGGCAATACAGCAGAGTATACTTTTGATATCGAAAAGCCAATATCTCCGGTAGCGGTTAATGACATTGTCCCCGTAAAAGAAAAAGAAGGAAGAAATTTCGCGGTTTTAATTGCCAGTCAAAATTATGACGACAGTTCAATTCCATCTTTGGAAAACCCTATTGCTGATGCTGTAAAATTGAAATTGATCCTCAAAAACAGTTATAATTTTATTGACGAGAATATCATCACCCTGTTTAATCCGGGCCGAGCTGACTTTAAGAAACAGTTTTTACTGCTATCTGAAATCATTCAGCCTGAAGACAATTTGATCATTTTCTATGCCGGTCACGGTATTTGGGTGGATAAAGAAAAGAAAGGATATTGGTTATTGACGGACGCACAGCGAAGTGATGTAAATACGTGGCTACCTAACAAGGAGGTTTTAAATATGATTGCCGGCCTTCCCTCACGCCATACATTGTTGATTACCGATGCATGTTTTTCTGGCTCAGTATTCAAAACACGGAGCATTGGAGCCGATGCACCTGCAGCTGTAAGGGAAATGAGCCAAAGGATTAGCCGTGTTGCCATTACTTCGGGTAATGATACGGAAGTGCCTGATCAATCAGTATTCATGAAATACCTGGTTAAAGCCTTGTCTGAAAATAAAGATAAATACCTCACCGCGCAGAAAATGTTCATTACTCAAATTATTGAAGCAGTCATGACCGAAACGAAAACCGAACCTCGTTATGGCACTTTAGAGGCAGCCGGACATGTGGGCGGAG
Above is a window of Solitalea lacus DNA encoding:
- a CDS encoding caspase family protein, encoding MRKILLTLLLLISVSIVYSQSILSPYSTNQDYKSYSQAQKLWKNGDYVEAEKFYKKAYTNSGNVSYLWTLAKNKFEIGDVKGGNSVYDIIIKDKTEYVKGKPQIFRTNHLNPFYFEKIDNNFKKGDPEVGLASSLEFVETMGDRIGFTESNFFVVVYTSATETAFALDNKEALKKLHEKAASVKNGEYGEFLSFVYLNILNKDYEKVLKRIEDVQTNGGGFTNSKLVARSLLPTLYAHMGENEKALAAIDRAKESILLGEDYFHYVYGLIALNKKDYKEAIDRFTKAIKGRMFLVHRIEPAGKFKHYTKRAEAYEGLGDLIQARKDYEAALTYNPDYEPALNGIAKLEGRMVQDRKADKNPPVITVTEPSVNRGLKVTASGNDIMVKGTAIDPSGLKAVTINGQAAYSQEAGNFWGNVALKEGSSKIVIAATDMAGNTAEYTFDIEKPISPVAVNDIVPVKEKEGRNFAVLIASQNYDDSSIPSLENPIADAVKLKLILKNSYNFIDENIITLFNPGRADFKKQFLLLSEIIQPEDNLIIFYAGHGIWVDKEKKGYWLLTDAQRSDVNTWLPNKEVLNMIAGLPSRHTLLITDACFSGSVFKTRSIGADAPAAVREMSQRISRVAITSGNDTEVPDQSVFMKYLVKALSENKDKYLTAQKMFITQIIEAVMTETKTEPRYGTLEAAGHVGGDFIFTKK